In one window of Coralliovum pocilloporae DNA:
- the pyrE gene encoding orotate phosphoribosyltransferase, whose amino-acid sequence MTRDDVLEIFREAGGLLEGHFILSSGLRSPIFLQKARVFMYPDKTEKLCKALADKIRSADIGEFDLIISPALGGLIPGYETARHLDVPAIWVERENGVFQLRRFDMPENAKVIIVEDIVTTGLSSRETVKAIRDLGAEVLAVACLIDRSGGEADVGVPLLSLAEYKVPAYEPDEIPAEMAALPPVKPGSRGLS is encoded by the coding sequence ATGACCAGGGACGATGTATTGGAGATTTTCCGCGAAGCGGGTGGCCTTCTTGAAGGGCATTTCATTCTGAGTTCTGGCCTCAGAAGCCCGATCTTTCTGCAGAAAGCCCGGGTCTTCATGTATCCGGACAAGACCGAGAAACTCTGCAAAGCGCTGGCTGACAAGATCCGGTCTGCCGATATCGGTGAATTTGATCTGATTATCTCCCCGGCTCTCGGTGGTCTTATCCCGGGTTATGAGACAGCGCGGCATCTTGATGTTCCTGCAATCTGGGTTGAGCGTGAGAATGGTGTTTTCCAGCTTCGTCGCTTTGATATGCCAGAGAATGCCAAGGTGATTATCGTCGAGGATATTGTCACAACAGGTCTTTCCAGCCGCGAAACGGTCAAAGCTATCAGGGATCTTGGTGCTGAAGTTCTGGCTGTGGCCTGTCTCATCGACAGATCCGGCGGTGAAGCGGATGTGGGTGTGCCACTTCTGTCTCTGGCGGAATACAAGGTTCCGGCTTATGAGCCAGATGAAATTCCTGCAGAAATGGCCGCTTTGCCTCCCGTCAAGCCTGGAAGTCGCGGCTTGTCGTAA